The nucleotide window TGATTTTCTATCGGGGCCCGGAAATTCCGTTCTACATCAAGAATCCATCTGGCTCTTCCAATGAGGGATatactgaaaattgaaatatcgtGCAGTGCAAATGATGAAAACCAGCCAcaggggattcaatctccgatgatgacgatgatgatgattaaatatttaaaaatgaagataaataaacatatatttggactcagtaaatttgttgttattgttgttgttattgttgttgtcgttgttgatactatttgcagaaaagaacaaagtatgcgctgcaaatttcaacacagcctaactataggcctacatgtgcgtcgcaaattcaacacagcctaactatacacagatacatgtgcgttgcaaattcaatacagcctaactatacatgtgcgttgctgcctaactatacatgtgcgtcgcaaattcaacacagcctaactatacatgtgcgttgctgcctaactatacatgtgcgttgcaaattcaatacacaatacagcctaacattacccaaggggtgtcacttcattgccacacacttttttcgatcgccaaaaatgcacctagcatgcatcgaaatcggtaaattcgacgtagggtcaaagcacattagtctttctcaataatactcaacatttttacctcttaccgctttgaccctacgtcgaattttaccgatttcgatgcatgctaggtgcatttttggcgatcgaaaaaaagtgtgtggcaatgaagtgacaccccttgggaATGTTTAAAGTATTCCGCATGACGTTGAACAAACCAATCGAGTGCAGTAATACTTTCCTTGTGGACTGTAACAAAAGTAGTCCGAATGACAGTGAACCAACGAATCTCCACTAAGTTTCCAGTGACATTGGATACTGAACCTGAGTTCTTACGAACTTTTCAAATGTGAAGCTAAAGTTAGACAAACATTGCTGGTTTTAGAAAACTCAATCAGGCATAACGTTCTTTACAGACTATCTTTGTTGGTAAAAAAAGTACTCTGCATGGTAGAGAACAAATGTCCACGAAGGTTCCATTGACattagaaaaaacaaaaactatcAAAGTTCTTAGAATCTCTTGTCTAATTGCTTTTGTATGCAGGTTTGTAGGGACGACCcgattcagatttgttgaaattatgataaaacttGCATACttatatttttgatgattttttgcagttttttatcaaacaaaatgcGTGTCTGGACAGGTAAGCTATTTTTAAATGCTAGTAGTACTCAGGCAAAGTGCGAAAGCAGTCGCAAGCGGCCCTGATGTATGCTGATGGTCATAGGTTGGACTTTCCTATCCATATCCTATCCATATATATCCAGTATTTCCTTAACTGACAAAGCCGCCACACTTACCTTAATTATCTTAAATATCACAGCAGTATAATATTGGTCGCTTTTCTaatgtttgtttgtgatttgtgACAGCGAGTATGTAAGTGCAAGTGCtccatgaactctacagcagTGTGGAGGAATTTCAGTCAGAAATATTGTAACAATTTAActcagttattgaaccactctttttcgagagtggggatttggccaagtggttctgtctgttgcttctccactaggtgactggctgccatatgttgtgagttcaaacccaATTGAAAACCATATTTCCAATGTGTTTGTTCAATACATTAACTGTAATTTATTGGTCTTTCTTTGAGATGATGAATCACTTTGTACATGTCTCTGTTTCAAGGTCTTCAAGGTATTTCtctatttcagtattttcatatcTATGTACAGACATTGCAGCATTACTGTTTACAAAGAAACCATGGCAGATTTCAGCTACAGATCTCCTGTCTTTTCCCTCATTTTGAAACACTAAAATTGGCTTTTCAAGTGTTATATTGCTTTCTTATTTTTATTAATAATTTGTATCGGGATTTCAAAGTCATTTGGTGTGAGAAAGCTGGCAAAGGACCTACAGGCTCAGTTGACAAGCCAAGTAGATTTAGGTACATGTATCATCGAAATAATCTCTACTTATAGAAGGTGCAGAATTCCtaaaaatatcgtaattatggtaaccagaattttttataaaattgagATACACATTGAGGGATGATCAACCTGTTGTGGTCACAATACTTcctttctttttgtttctttgatgTGCGATAAAAAAGAATGTCTCACAGCTTTTaagatgaaaatttatttcataaaattatttcattttacaaatttacaaaaagagACTGGATTTTGTCACAGGCAATGTGTGAAAAAATTTACAGTAATGTTTCATGATGCCTTAACttcacattcaaaatttgaaagtaatcTTACTCTTGCAGTAGAATGGGAGCTCAAGGTATCAGTttttttacaatgaaaatatctCAGTTAAATGATTTTGCacttgaaaatttgataaatggAATGAACCCTGTCAAATCACCATGAATCTAGTAAATAATACCTGTCAGTAAACATCGATTTCCGGAGAGTACATTTCTTAGATGacattcaccaaattacttggACAAATATGTCAGTGTTTTTTCTATCTAACCAGCACTTTATTTTGGATACCACAACAAGTTTGGGCCAAAGTCAATAGAAGTTCCAATGTGCATTCATTATTGACAATATGAATCTCTACGTCTCTTCTTACATAAACTTAAGTTTGGTTATGAAAGTGGGCAAGTTTAAATCCATACCTCCGAGGttgttctgtaatttttcttcatAAATGTAGAGATTTTCTTTGATCacaattcaaagtatgatgtAAATCCTCTGAACACATCACTCCAACATCATACTTGGTTATGTCCCCTTGTCTAACAATTTTTCTgaattctgtaatatttttgcgAAAATTGTATAGATGAGCTATCACCTCAATCAATATACAACTTTTACTTTTGAGACAGTGATAATGAAAGATTAACAATCTTCAACCTGACAGGACTTTCGTGCGTTTATATGAGTGTGCATTTTATCATATGATCAGTTCTTTATTCCGCTGGAATTTCAGTCATTCAGCAAGTCTTGACATCTGAACAGTTCATATCGTACGTAAGATGGTCTCAGTCTTTCCAGGATTCCCATATCACAACTTTGCCTCCATGTGACTTTGGTGCAACAGAGGTTTGAGATATGTATCGTAGGAGTGGTGAACCTATACAACAAAAAATCCATACTTACTCAGTACAGCCTGTGTTGGCAGCATTCTCAGTAAAATCAACAGTTAAGTCACAGTAAAATTAATATAAACACTTCCAAATTTGATCACCTCGTTCATATGTGACAGCTTCTTGCTGTTTCAATAtggcatatttttgactttgtcaaaaaactgaatagatagatagagaaaGTACTGCTATGTTAAGTTGTTGACTAGCTATGGTTTACAGACATGTCTTTCTCTCAATGTATGCAGTGCTACTTCCTCTTTTCTTtgttgctctctctctctctctctcaatacaACACTACAGGTTTTATTTCACAGTGGGGAAATAATGGTCAGTCAGTGGTAAAAAGTAAACCTTCACCCTTTAACGCAGATATTCCTGTTTATGGATCCCCATATCAACTAGAAAAAAACCTGAAATGTCCCACAGGCTAGAGTTGAAGGATGGAAACAAGCcaggtaccaaatatcaatatttCTCACCTCAGTCTGATTGAGTGGTGACTCCTTGGCCCATTTATACAAGTTCTCATAGACATTCCCATCATATCTACCAAGTATGGATCCTAACATCTCATCCGGAATATCAAAGGCATCTACCAAGGCAACAGCATTGGGACGAATCACTGCAAGCAATGCAGCTACTTGgtttgttaccatggaaatctGCTCCCCAGACATGTAGCCATCCTATCAGAGAGATGATATGTTGCTAAGTACTAAGTGACGAGTTACCTAATGATATGCAAAGTATCTTACACCATCAGTTACATccacatttgaaatatttagatGTGCTGTAGCAATGATgataagtgtgtgtgtgtgtgtgtgctataAAGGTACACATCTTCGTTCAATAGACAGTACTGCTGAATTTCAAAAAGTGAATCAGGAACTGGTTTGTGTTCTTatcaatttgacaaaaaatacaggTTATGACCAACAACATCCAACATTATTCAATAAAGGGTGTGAGTCAGGAAAAACTActtggttcatttgcatatcagttGTGTACACCTGGCTCCACTTCTTGCACACTGCTTATTGCAAATGTTGAAATGCAACATACACAGACCTCTGTATTCATCCACAATGTAGGGCAATATTGAACTATAAATACCTGTAACAAGTCACCAGCGTTGTTTTCAATACCATATAAGGCATAGAGCTGACACAGACTGGTCAATACATCTCTCAGAGGCTGTGACATTTCTGTTGATTGCAGATACTGTACAAAGTTCATAACAGTGTAGTAATGACAGTGTGCCTGCAATACAGAAATCACATTGGTTATAAATGAAATTTAACTGTGTTCTATTTTCATTGGTATTTATGTGATATTTATATGTCCAAGCTACCGTATCTACTCAGTGGTTTTTGAATAGATGCCATGGACAGATAgccagacatacatgtacattcacacaaacagacagaaacTGGATTTTCGACCTATCAGATAAGTTCCCAttgttatatatacatatgaaaaaatcagaaaaaatattggtgtATGTATCAATATAAAGAGTTGAGATACAGACACAATGTCAATCAAAGAAAGAAAACCTTGATTCACTCACGTCTGCTGCTTTAATGAGAACCATGTGACTTTCATTCCAGGCCACATGCTGTGGCTTGCCAGAAAGCAGACAGGCCTGCAGTTGTTCAGCAGCTTCGTTCACGAGTCTATTGAACAGAAAAGAGATATCATGCATTTAGGTCAAATTTAACCCTATCACAGCCATAgtttggcccaatcccattgttttctactgAAAAGTTGGACTTCTACACAAAGAAACGGAGGTAAAAGGGTTTACCCTTTCACCCAGTGTACCCTCAATAGTGGTCTCACCTTCATTAGACAACAataaagttgttacaagattaCATGTTGGTACTGATCACCTTCAATCACTGGTCTTTTGTCCAGAAAACGTAAAATATACACAATAGTAGTTTAACAAGAATTCAGTCTATTACTTTTATTTGggtaatttctcaaaattttatgaTCCCTAAATTGTACCGATGATTTCCAGGAGATATTGGCCAATACTTGGCTGTATCTTTATTTGGACCAGACATTTATTTTCCACAGAGAAAACCACCTCGAATTCTGGGAAACCACCTACAAATACAATATAGCATTTGGGGAAAAGAATAATTACCAAGTCATATTGATTTATCGACAGCTTTGAGATGTATCTGGATTTTAATTGGTTAAACGTGTATTGGAAATTGCTATTGTGCATTGTGTTAGCCATGTTGAATGGTTGACAGGAATTTCATAAAACAAGCACATATTCATGATAAATTATCAGTATTTCCTAACCTGTGTGCCCTGTGTCTGTAGGCATTCACCAAGACCTCCAGATCCAGTATgtcattttcagattttgctGGACACTTGGATTCTGGTTTGGCTGTCAGGTAGGCAATAGAATGTGGTAATTTCTCACCAGATGCAGCCTTGGCAACACACTTTACAAGATACCTGCAGATAGAGCAATGGAAAATTACCAAGTCGATATTCTCAAAAAAAGCAATATTGTCACTGACTGTAATGTACCATGCATGCAAAATAACATCTGCATTAcatgaccaaaaaattcagaTGTTAAAAATGTGATACAGTGTACTAGTAGTAGACAACTTTATGATAACACAGGTACTAAGTATATGACGACTGCATTCATCTTTCAGTGATGTCACTATGGTACATTATCATTGGCATATCTATGGCAACAcgtatttgtaaacaataatggTCAACTCTGTCTTACTTCCAGAAGGAACTTCATCAGTTGTAAGAGGGAACACCGTTGTTATGGAAACACCCATTGCAACAGTCTTTCATTACCTTGCTGTCTGCAGCATGAGTACGCTATATTCTCCTTCCACTGTTACTAAAGCAGTAGCACCACTATAAATTCGAGGAAAGCCACTGGCTTGGGAGTAACCATGGCCGCCACATGACAAACGCAGCACCTCTAACCCCATACTTGTAGCAAGGCTGGAGAATGCCTTCATACCAGCAGACAAGCCatgtaactgtggcaaaatagCAATACATGTAATTCACATTGACGTTTTGCAGGGAAATCAGTCCATTCAATTTTTTCCTTCACAGCAATGTTTTGTTCATATGAAACGTAACTAAAACACACTCAGGTCTACGGTCTTATTGCctccattttattgaaaaataaatttgggatattttatattgtaaatTGTTAAATTGCTTTGCTGCTATTGATAGGAATAAAGATACAAGAGACACAAACTCACCTCCTGCAAACTGGAAATATCACCAGCCCTAACATCAGCTTGAATCTGATCACATCGTGTGCGAATATTGTGAGCAGCAAATCTGAATGCATATGTTGCCGCCAATTGTGGAAACAGTTTCAACTGCTGAGACTGGTAATCAATAATCTGTGGTTCTTCACCACTGTGGGTGACATAAAATACACACATTCTTTCATGTTAAAACATTGGTGTTTTGAGTCTTCAATTAATTTTCCTATATTTGCAagtgaataaaaatataaacttttgaCGACAGAATTCTACTTCTCATATTGTTGATCTTCACCAACAATCATTCTTGCTCTTttaaggggaagttcaccaaggctgatttttacatatgtgctagctttggggTCAGTTATTCCGGaaaagccataactctggcgatttttttacaaaaaccaacaaaaatacTACCAGAAGTTGCAGTTGGCATTGTTATTTATGTTCacaccaggctgtgcgtatttctATAACTATTGTTTATGTGATGCAAATACACACAGCCTAGTGTGAATGTGAgagagtggacaatgccatacccatcagaagatggtccctgccatatcacatgatgaaaGTGTCAAGCTTGGTACTTTTCCCTCATGATGCAAAATACATTGCCCTGAACTGTAACTTCTGGCACTACTTTTGtccatttttgtaataaattgctTTATATACGGCAAAAAATGGCTTTTTCGGAATAACACAGAAAGTGttaataaataatgtaaatatctGCCTCGCTGAACTTtcaggggtgagcaaatccatTTTGAATCCAGTGGTCCCCGGACCAGTAGCAAAAACAATTCAGTGGTCCTGCAACTTGGTCTGGTGGTCCTCCTTTCCCcccatttttttgtaaattgtaataaataaaatcacGAGCATAATCAACATTCgctttaatttcaataaaaatcaagcgtAGTGATGTTGGGGTGATGTATTTCTATTGTCCTGATGCGCGTTGCGCTTCCGTTATACTGTTTATTCGCGTAAAGAGATTATCGCAACTTGGTCTAACATTAGCATAAATGATGACACCATTTTTACCTGACATGCAATGAACTAAAGGACAATTCGCATGCGTACATAGGCTGTGTTTCGTATTTACACGTGCTGGTTGCGTTTGACTGGACTACACTTGCAGTCAACACCAATGTAATCATTACGACCATGACCATGACAAGACATCGATTTCAACACCATTTCAGAGGAACTGAGTGAAGAGGTCTAAAGTGTTCCGATTGTATAACTTTAAGTTTAAGTTAAAACGAAGTTCACATGCCCCGTCCGTGAAAACGAGTGCATAAGTGCATGGAGCCAGCGGTTTTCGAGGACATAGGAAGGACATCGAAACAAAAATGACCTTTCTTAATGTAAATTTTCCTATTCGTAGTGGCATTGTTTTACAGCTACCGGGAGACCTGTGTGACACATCAAGCACTTGGCTCGATAGGGCTTCATGACACGCCAGAAAAATCGCAATGGGGTTtgaatcaaaacaatatttttcatgtaaaattccCGCCAATGGATACGTTTGATCACAAAAATTGCGTCGTCAGTTAGTGTTACAagtaccaaatcaagaaaatcTACCTTAAAATACCATGTAGTACGCAAGGCACAGCGAGCAGAAAAGATTTCAAAGAATCGATCATCGACTCTGCGAGGGTCGCAAAAAAAATTGCGTTCGACCGAGTTTGggtcatctgcttttctattCTTTATACTTTGATTTGCAGTTATTGAATCGCTAAAATAAGTTGAAATTGCTTTCAATCAGATAAATAGGTCCCAATCGAACTTATTTGACCAGTCATCAAAACGAAAACCATGAATATTTGGACTCTTCACACAACAAGAATACAGATCGTCAGTGGACGCCTTTTTCTAAATTGCGGAGCAAAGCATTACACAATAAACTATCAGTTTGCGTCTCATTATAaacctttattcaaaaactgggTTCGTCAGTTTAATTTTACGTATACTTAATCACAAGAACAGACATCAGAATGAAACAGACCGTCATAATTTTGCAGTGTAGAGcgaacaaaaattcatgttctCCTGACACATTATGAAAGacgcaattcaatgaaaatgacctAAACGCGATAGCGTAATCAAACGCCGATTTAGCGCTGAAAATCGATTAGGAATAAAAAGATCACCCACTTTCCTtatcaagaaatattgcttATTGAGAATACACTGACGTTTCAAAGTAGCTGTATACTTTACGGCCGATTCAGGCTAGTTTCTTCGTCAAAGACGACACCACCGTACCCACTCTTTGAGGGGACGCTACAGCTggtgtgacgtcatcaacagCGAACGCCAGCGCAACGTGCATCCTACCAGCTAATCTCCTCGTTCGCACATTTTGACAACAGCGTTTCCCGACCgattggtggagggactgtgtttccaCATTGTCGCTGGACTATTTTGCCAgctgttttctgacaaaatcaTATCTCAAATGATTAGCTATAGTCATTCAAAGACCCTGCTCTTTATGCAGAACAAAGTTGACTCAATGCAGCAGACGATCGACCACTGCTGTGTGAGCTCTATTCAATTACTGTACTGTCTATAGAAACAGCATGATCGGCAACTACAAGTCAATTCAGCAATACTGGGTACCCCTATTGACCCTGTTGCGTGAAAGATGATGTAAGTGGCAGTGGAAGTCacctgataccaaatatgacccGAGAATGATGGCAGTGCAGGACTGGCAACGTTGTGTACACGCTTGCGGGTATCGGATTGCGCACTTTGCTATCTTTTTgtatctgtttttttttttattggtccgTCGGACCAGACAAAGTGGAAAACTAATGGTCCGCGGCAAAAAATCGATGGTCCCGGACCTCGGACCActggatttgctcacccctgaCTTTCCCTTTAATGATGTTGTTCTGGTGGAATACATTGATGTATTTATGTCATGAAAACTTATCACATAATTACATTTTAGGAAGGTAAACAGTTCAAGCTAGATCGATATATTCTGTGAGACACtgaaatacatcaaaatattctttgttAATCTCTGTAAGATGGTTGAAGTCATTTAAAAAGCACTCTAAATAGAGTGACTAAATTTCACCTTAATGATGATTGTTGCTTATTGTCTCTTAATAAATAATATAAGTTGTCACATGAATTTGGTGTTTCAATGTGTATTTGACAGTACAATCCTTTTATGTGATGGTCAGGTAAATGTTGGCGTTTCAGTGGATATTGGAATGTACAACATAAACCACTTCAAAGTGAATATCTATGGCTACTGATAGAATAGGttctacaagtacatgtacattacaaGACTGCTAATATTACACATGCTAAATCTTTGTGGTGAACATGGTACATCAAATCTGACAAAGCATGGAATGTGAAATAGCTGGACCAAACACTTTGCCATAAATCACATAAATACATAACACTTCATAAATTGTTAGAAAGTAAAAGATTTAAATACACCTGTTCCTTACAAGGCAAGTGATATATACAGTCCTGGTACTGGACTTAGTTTGTTTGAATTGGGCTCACTATAGAAGTGGCAATAAAAGAGAATTACATTAGGACTTTTTTGAGTTTGTTCTGTTTATACACTTACCAAACAAAACATCATAATGTCCACTTGAAGAAAGGATAGTCACAGACACCAGGTTGCCATGGAAAACTAAAAATCATGaattaaaatttgatgataaGAAAATTATCACTTACCCTGGAGTTAACTCAGTCTGTCTTCTTACACAGCTATATCTTGTTGCTATGGTGCAGCCAGAAGACAATGACCCTGCTGCCATGGCAACCATGGAGACCCTTGTCAAAACCATCCCCGCATAGACCATCTTGTCACTGATTGGAGGATGATATGTCCCATCTGGATCAATCTATTAACATACAATATTAAAAGACTGATATATTGTTGTGCAAGTACACTACTGTAAAGTTGTAATTAACAATTTGATTGTAATCACTCTTCTTACGAAAGTTACTCAGAATTTCTTCTTAAATGGGGTCAATgttcacacaaaataatttttcaggATGACGTCATTGTTGAGTATTTTTTAATACttgtttaatatttatattacaaCAACAAACTATTATATGAGTAAGTTCTTCTGGCGAAatctgacaaacaaacaaaatttaatgacaCGACCTTCTTACACTCATTCAACAACGTTACTATCGCTTTGAGAAAAACCTTGAAATTTGAAACCTTGAAAACTTGAACAGAGGGGAACCCTAGGATGTCCTAAATGGTTCTGTTGTTACCAATTGAATGTACACGGTACATTTAATTTGCTTAGGCAAATTTCTATCATGATTGAGTGCCACAGCCCCCATAAAAAATTGTTGATCACAGCTGAAACGTAAAGCATAATGGCAAGATCAATATCATCATGGTTGAAAATGCAGTGTCTCAGCTTGTGATGCTACAATACCCAACACAGAACCCTATAGGGTAGATCATCTTTTGTACATGTGGACTTGTTGACAAacataaattaatattttttgtgcaaaaatTTGTTTATGGCCATAGAGTGCAAAGACAAAAGTATTAAcatttatcaaagtgttctatAAAATGTGTTAAGGTCAATGACCATGAAATCATTGTTTTGAGTACATAGTGGAAT belongs to Ptychodera flava strain L36383 chromosome 17, AS_Pfla_20210202, whole genome shotgun sequence and includes:
- the LOC139115139 gene encoding peroxisomal acyl-coenzyme A oxidase 1-like gives rise to the protein MAFDQGAGINPDLQKERNNATFDPAELTYIIDKGSERTRRRRYLQYLALNDPDLAETDPSFLTRDEVYSSVVRRSVILVKKMKELNLTDPSDQLIYKGASLRGDGSIFAIHDLMMIPMLQTQADETQKRKWLQKAMNYEIIGTYLQTELGHGTFIRGLETTATYDPSTQEFIINSPTLTSTKWWPGFLGRSVNCCILMAQLYSQGKKYGLHAFIVQLRRFDNHELLPGITTGDIGPKMDMSGNDNGFCRFDNVRIPRENLLSKYAKIDPDGTYHPPISDKMVYAGMVLTRVSMVAMAAGSLSSGCTIATRYSCVRRQTELTPGGEEPQIIDYQSQQLKLFPQLAATYAFRFAAHNIRTRCDQIQADVRAGDISSLQELHGLSAGMKAFSSLATSMGLEVLRLSCGGHGYSQASGFPRIYSGATALVTVEGEYSVLMLQTARYLVKCVAKAASGEKLPHSIAYLTAKPESKCPAKSENDILDLEVLVNAYRHRAHRLVNEAAEQLQACLLSGKPQHVAWNESHMVLIKAADAHCHYYTVMNFVQYLQSTEMSQPLRDVLTSLCQLYALYGIENNAGDLLQDGYMSGEQISMVTNQVAALLAVIRPNAVALVDAFDIPDEMLGSILGRYDGNVYENLYKWAKESPLNQTEVHHSYDTYLKPLLHQSHMEAKL